One Citricoccus sp. K5 DNA window includes the following coding sequences:
- a CDS encoding mannose-1-phosphate guanylyltransferase, with product MTTDPELDGLAAVDLSDTPGLDRFYGVIPAGGVGTRLWPLSRAAAPKFLHDLTGSGQTLIRATYDRLAALAGDRVMVVTGEAHEGAVREQLPDLASEDTVLEPEPKDSAAAIGLAAAILFERDPETIMGSFAADQVIGPVEEFQEAVAEAVATAVTGKIVTIGIKPTHPATGFGYIRQGEALAVKGAPHAKSVAAFVEKPAEAVAQEYVASGEYLWNAGMFVAPVSLMLHHLAVNEPELHAGVVEIAKAWGTDAQAETMARVWPGLKKTAVDYAVAEPAAAAGDVAVIPGGFTWDDVGDFAAIARLNPAKRASGITVIGETPRVYSSKASGVVVTDTARVIALIGVEDIVVVDTPDALLVTTTEHAQSVKQAVESLKAHGDDDVL from the coding sequence GTGACGACTGACCCTGAACTGGATGGCCTCGCCGCCGTGGACCTCTCTGACACCCCGGGACTCGACCGCTTCTATGGAGTGATTCCTGCCGGTGGTGTGGGGACGCGGCTGTGGCCGCTGTCGCGGGCTGCCGCGCCGAAGTTCCTGCATGACCTGACCGGCTCGGGGCAGACCCTGATCCGGGCCACCTACGATCGCCTGGCCGCGCTGGCCGGGGACCGGGTGATGGTGGTCACCGGGGAAGCCCACGAGGGCGCCGTGCGGGAGCAGTTGCCGGACCTGGCCTCTGAGGACACCGTGCTCGAGCCGGAGCCGAAGGACTCGGCGGCGGCCATCGGCCTGGCCGCGGCCATCCTGTTCGAGCGGGATCCTGAGACCATCATGGGCTCCTTTGCCGCCGACCAGGTGATCGGTCCGGTGGAGGAGTTCCAGGAGGCCGTGGCAGAGGCTGTGGCCACGGCGGTCACCGGCAAGATCGTGACCATCGGGATCAAGCCGACGCACCCTGCCACCGGGTTCGGCTACATCCGGCAGGGCGAGGCCCTGGCCGTGAAGGGTGCCCCCCATGCCAAGTCAGTGGCCGCGTTCGTGGAGAAGCCGGCCGAGGCGGTGGCCCAGGAGTACGTCGCCTCGGGGGAGTATCTGTGGAACGCGGGGATGTTCGTGGCCCCGGTGTCGTTGATGCTGCACCATCTGGCGGTCAATGAGCCGGAGCTGCATGCCGGCGTCGTGGAGATCGCCAAGGCGTGGGGCACGGACGCGCAGGCTGAGACCATGGCCCGGGTCTGGCCGGGGCTGAAGAAGACCGCGGTGGACTATGCGGTGGCTGAGCCCGCTGCCGCGGCGGGAGACGTGGCTGTGATCCCGGGTGGGTTCACCTGGGACGATGTGGGCGATTTCGCGGCGATCGCCCGCCTGAACCCGGCCAAGCGGGCCTCCGGCATCACCGTGATCGGTGAGACGCCGCGGGTGTACTCGTCCAAGGCCTCCGGCGTGGTGGTCACGGACACGGCGCGGGTGATCGCGTTGATCGGTGTCGAGGACATCGTGGTCGTGGACACCCCGGATGCCCTGCTGGTCACGACCACGGAGCACGCCCAGTCCGTGAAGCAGGCCGTCGAGTCCCTCAAGGCCCACGGCGACGACGACGTCCTCTGA
- a CDS encoding amidohydrolase — protein MNDSQASTGARPVLDDPGLPWVTPLVQRLEPSIVEFRRDIHAYPELSYDEHRTTERILQTLTEAGLSPVKLEDTGAYVDIGEGPIVLGLRADIDALPLSELTGLDYASRHQGVAHACGHDVHTSVMVGTALALHRVVTRTAGELGQPELDALGGPEGLTGRIRIIFQPAEERLPGGSLSVIRQGTLEGIPRILAAHCEPRFDVGTIGTRIGAITSAADTIKISLSGRGGHTSRPHLTEDLVYALSTIAVQVPAVLNRRIDVRSAVSVVWGQINAGAAPNAIPGSGYLAGTMRCLDAEVWESAGDLLDDVVQQIAHPFGVKVHLEHIRGVPPVVNTEAETDLIEDAARYELGSRAIQLTPQSMGGEDFAWMTQLVPGAMLRLGTRTPGGPVYDLHMGDFAPDERAIGVGMRIFTAAALRVLSGVQ, from the coding sequence ATGAACGACAGCCAGGCTTCCACCGGCGCCCGTCCCGTCCTCGACGATCCCGGACTGCCGTGGGTGACCCCCCTGGTCCAGCGTCTCGAGCCCTCGATCGTGGAATTCCGCCGGGACATCCACGCGTATCCGGAACTGTCCTATGACGAGCACCGGACCACGGAACGGATCCTGCAGACCCTGACCGAGGCCGGGCTCTCCCCGGTCAAGCTCGAGGACACCGGCGCCTACGTGGACATCGGCGAGGGGCCGATCGTGCTGGGCCTGCGTGCGGACATCGACGCCCTTCCCCTCTCGGAGCTGACCGGGCTGGACTACGCCTCCCGGCACCAGGGCGTCGCACATGCGTGCGGACATGACGTCCACACGTCCGTCATGGTCGGCACCGCGCTCGCCCTGCACCGGGTGGTCACGCGCACGGCCGGTGAACTCGGCCAGCCGGAGCTCGACGCCCTCGGGGGACCCGAGGGCCTGACCGGCCGCATCCGCATCATCTTCCAACCCGCCGAGGAACGGTTGCCCGGTGGCTCCCTGTCCGTGATCCGGCAGGGCACCCTGGAGGGGATCCCGCGGATTCTGGCGGCACACTGCGAGCCCCGGTTCGACGTCGGCACGATCGGCACGCGGATCGGCGCCATCACCTCGGCGGCCGACACCATCAAAATCAGCCTGTCCGGCCGCGGTGGACACACCTCCCGGCCGCACCTGACGGAGGACCTCGTCTACGCGTTGTCCACGATCGCCGTCCAGGTCCCGGCGGTGCTGAACCGACGGATCGACGTCCGCTCGGCCGTCTCGGTGGTGTGGGGCCAGATCAATGCCGGGGCGGCGCCCAACGCCATCCCCGGGTCCGGTTACCTCGCCGGCACCATGCGCTGCCTGGACGCCGAGGTGTGGGAATCGGCCGGCGACCTGCTGGACGACGTGGTCCAGCAGATCGCCCATCCGTTCGGGGTGAAGGTCCACCTCGAGCACATCCGCGGGGTGCCGCCGGTGGTCAACACGGAGGCCGAGACGGATCTCATCGAGGACGCGGCCCGCTATGAGCTCGGGTCCCGGGCCATCCAGCTGACCCCGCAGTCCATGGGCGGGGAGGACTTCGCCTGGATGACCCAGCTGGTCCCCGGGGCCATGCTGCGCTTGGGGACACGGACCCCGGGCGGTCCGGTCTATGACCTGCACATGGGCGACTTCGCACCGGACGAGCGCGCCATCGGCGTCGGCATGCGCATCTTCACGGCGGCGGCACTACGGGTCCTGTCCGGCGTTCAGTAG
- a CDS encoding BMP family protein — MGIASPLSRKALLPVAMLGMSGLLLAGCGAAPEEDGATAGSDAPAVGTDNSDYTGCIVSDQGGFDDRSFNQSSHDGLMAAEEEFGISTNEAESTSPSDFTPNITSMLQADCDMIIGVGFLLGDTMKPIANDNPETHFMGVDVTDPEFPDNVKRLIYDTAQGSFLAGYLAAGTSETGKVATYGGAEIPTVTIFMDGFAAGVEYYNEQKDAEVEVLGWNREAKTGSFTGDFENQAAGKTNTTNFINEGADIIMPVAGPVGLGTLDAVTEANAGGKEAKVIWVDSDGYETTEQGEVILTSVVKLMGQAVQDVIEADLADEFDGEPYVGTLENGGVALAPFHDFDAEVSDEMKTELEEIKAGIIDGSIEVNSDYSPEV; from the coding sequence ATGGGCATTGCCTCCCCCCTGTCTCGTAAGGCACTCCTGCCGGTCGCCATGCTCGGCATGTCCGGCCTGTTGCTGGCCGGCTGCGGCGCCGCTCCGGAAGAGGACGGCGCCACCGCCGGCTCGGATGCGCCGGCCGTCGGCACCGACAACTCCGACTACACCGGTTGCATCGTCTCCGACCAGGGCGGCTTCGATGACCGCTCCTTCAACCAGTCCTCCCACGACGGCCTGATGGCCGCCGAGGAGGAGTTCGGCATCTCCACCAACGAGGCCGAGTCCACGTCCCCGTCCGACTTCACCCCGAACATCACGTCGATGCTGCAGGCCGACTGCGACATGATCATCGGCGTCGGGTTCCTGCTCGGCGACACGATGAAGCCGATCGCCAACGACAACCCCGAGACCCACTTCATGGGCGTGGACGTCACCGATCCCGAGTTCCCGGACAACGTCAAGCGCCTGATCTATGACACGGCGCAGGGCTCCTTCCTGGCCGGCTACCTCGCCGCCGGAACGTCCGAGACCGGCAAGGTCGCCACCTACGGCGGCGCGGAGATCCCGACCGTGACCATCTTCATGGACGGCTTCGCCGCCGGCGTCGAGTACTACAACGAGCAGAAGGACGCCGAGGTCGAGGTGCTGGGCTGGAACCGCGAGGCCAAGACCGGTTCCTTCACCGGCGACTTCGAGAACCAGGCCGCCGGCAAGACCAACACCACCAACTTCATCAACGAGGGCGCGGACATCATCATGCCCGTGGCCGGGCCGGTGGGCCTGGGCACCCTCGACGCCGTGACCGAGGCGAATGCCGGCGGCAAGGAGGCCAAGGTCATCTGGGTCGACTCCGACGGCTACGAGACCACCGAGCAGGGCGAGGTCATCCTCACCTCCGTGGTGAAGCTGATGGGCCAGGCCGTGCAGGACGTCATCGAGGCCGACCTGGCGGACGAGTTCGACGGTGAGCCCTACGTGGGCACGCTGGAGAACGGCGGCGTGGCCCTGGCCCCGTTCCATGACTTTGACGCCGAGGTCTCCGATGAGATGAAGACCGAGCTCGAGGAGATCAAGGCCGGCATCATCGACGGCTCCATCGAGGTCAACTCGGACTACTCGCCCGAGGTCTGA
- a CDS encoding ABC transporter ATP-binding protein, translating to MKLELRGITKKFGAFTANDSIDLTVESGQVHSLLGENGAGKSTLMNVLFGLYEPTAGEILVDGTPVRFSGPGEAMRAGIGMVHQHFMLIPVFTVAENVALGDEHTRAAGILDLESTRRKIREISDEYGFHVDPDARIEDLPVGVQQRVEIIKALVRDARVLILDEPTAVLTPQETDELLDIIRRLRDNGTAVVFISHKLREVKAISTVISVLRRGRMVGTADPDADQSELAALMVGRAVGLNTTKSAPQLGEETFTVSDLTVLSPEGVRLVDRVSFGIRQGEILAVAGVQGNGQTELTEAIMGLQKAQGSIRLDGEEILGRTTRQVIRAGVGYVPEDRSTDGLVGSFSVAENLVLNRFDRAPVGNRFQLSPAAIRSLAEQRVTEFDVRTQGVDLPVGTLSGGNQQKVVMARELVDGLKLFIASQPTRGVDVGSIEFLHDRIIRERDSGTPVMIVSTELDEVLDLADRIAVMYHGRIIGIVPGDTSRDDLGLMMAGITPGAEPDTTPDTTPKGATA from the coding sequence GTGAAACTCGAATTACGCGGCATCACCAAGAAATTCGGGGCCTTCACGGCCAATGACTCGATCGACCTGACGGTGGAGTCCGGCCAGGTCCACTCCCTGCTGGGGGAGAACGGCGCGGGCAAGTCCACCCTGATGAACGTCCTGTTCGGCCTCTACGAGCCGACCGCCGGCGAGATCCTGGTGGACGGCACACCCGTGCGGTTCAGCGGTCCCGGTGAGGCCATGCGGGCCGGCATCGGCATGGTGCACCAGCACTTCATGCTGATCCCCGTCTTCACGGTGGCGGAGAACGTGGCGCTGGGCGATGAGCACACGCGTGCCGCGGGCATCCTGGACCTCGAGTCCACCCGCCGGAAGATCCGCGAGATCTCCGATGAGTATGGCTTCCACGTGGACCCGGACGCCCGCATCGAGGACCTTCCGGTGGGCGTCCAGCAGCGCGTGGAGATCATCAAGGCGCTCGTGCGCGACGCCCGCGTGCTGATCCTGGACGAGCCCACCGCCGTCCTCACCCCCCAGGAGACCGACGAGCTGCTGGACATCATCCGCCGGCTCCGGGACAACGGCACAGCCGTGGTGTTCATCTCCCACAAGCTGCGCGAGGTCAAGGCGATCTCCACCGTGATCAGCGTGCTGCGCCGCGGCAGGATGGTCGGCACCGCGGACCCGGACGCGGACCAGTCCGAACTGGCCGCCCTCATGGTGGGCCGCGCCGTGGGGCTGAACACCACGAAGTCCGCCCCGCAGCTGGGTGAGGAGACCTTCACGGTGTCCGACCTGACCGTACTGAGCCCGGAGGGCGTCCGGCTGGTGGACCGCGTCTCCTTCGGTATCCGCCAGGGCGAGATCCTGGCCGTGGCCGGTGTGCAGGGCAACGGGCAGACCGAGCTCACCGAGGCCATCATGGGCCTGCAGAAGGCCCAGGGGTCCATCCGCCTGGACGGCGAGGAGATCCTCGGCCGCACCACCCGGCAGGTCATCCGGGCCGGCGTCGGGTATGTGCCGGAGGACCGCTCCACCGACGGTCTGGTGGGGTCCTTCTCCGTGGCCGAGAACCTCGTCCTGAACCGCTTCGACAGGGCCCCCGTCGGCAACCGCTTCCAGCTGAGCCCGGCGGCCATCCGGTCCCTGGCGGAGCAGCGCGTCACCGAATTCGATGTCCGCACCCAGGGTGTGGACCTGCCCGTCGGCACCCTGTCCGGAGGCAACCAGCAGAAGGTCGTCATGGCCCGGGAACTGGTGGACGGCCTCAAGCTCTTCATCGCCTCCCAGCCCACCCGCGGGGTCGACGTCGGCTCCATCGAGTTCCTGCACGACCGCATCATCCGCGAACGGGACTCGGGCACCCCGGTGATGATCGTCTCCACCGAGCTCGATGAGGTCCTCGACCTGGCCGACCGCATCGCCGTGATGTACCACGGTCGGATCATCGGGATCGTGCCGGGGGACACCTCGCGTGACGACCTGGGCCTCATGATGGCCGGCATCACCCCGGGTGCCGAACCGGACACCACCCCGGACACCACCCCGAAGGGAGCAACGGCATGA